Proteins co-encoded in one Thermocrinis sp. genomic window:
- the gltB gene encoding glutamate synthase large subunit codes for MAILEHDSCGVGFVCHTKGEQSHQIVRWGVQAVKNLTHRGAVGGDGKTGDGAGVMIEIPRKFFRDYIEEKNLPLSSIENLAVGAVFLYQDVKDKVEEHIRKSPFRLVGWREVPVDSSAVGESALRVMPKIFHLLLDCERVEPTLRELELYLLRRIIETDSKLKDKLYFASLSSKTLVYKGMLVAPQLDIFYPDLLDERIKSWFCLFHQRYSTNTFPNWNLAQPFRYLAHNGEINTILGNRNWMMALQHELEHELFGERIKLVRPLVSHQESDSASLDRVFELLVLAGYSPEHAINMLIPPAWESVPWLSEEVVRFFEYQSLLMKPWDGPAAIAFTDGKVIGAHLDRNGLRPSRYILTEDNILILGSEVGMVDLEGKKIKEKGRLGPGDTLLVNPKEGKLEKTEEILQRLAKQKPYGEWIDRYLVRLKELAKDQSFELSQDNELIRKQIAFGYTQEEIKNVLAYMAKEGKELTFSMGDDTPIPPLSEKPVLLFRYFKQRFAQVTNPPIDPIREKAVMSLRMNLGYKRNFLKETPEHAKRLQIDSPILLPHQFRTLMEQNHFKVAWIPITYPKERSYCIVELQDLAGERRITDLIYDAMYEGIAICDLRLGVEIVCRRVEEAVREGAEIIVLSDANINKYRLAVPSLLAVSAVFKWLSERKLSNKISIVVETGEARDTHHMACLVGYGASAIYPYLAYQTIKELCQSGEIDLPYEKAILNYKKALEDGILKIMSKMGISTLNSYQGAKIFDTVCLNRDFVEEYFPGTPATLEADGIFEVQDGLIRRHDLAYEVDKPQLDYGGDMKFRKGGEWHAWSPFVVRALHKFLETKNYEDYKEFSRIANQERPTFIRHLLTYKKAGKPLPIEEVEPEESILKRFVTGGMSLGALSPEAHEVLAEACNRLGMKSNSGEGGEDPQRYWTIKNSAIKQVASGRFGVTPTYLASAKDIEIKIAQGAKPGEGGQLPGHKVNEYIAKLRHAQPGITLISPPPHHDIYSIEDLAQLINDLKESNPEARVCVKLVAETGVGTVAAGVVKAYADIVQISGAEGGTGASPYSSIKNAGNYWEIGLAETQRVLMENNLRDKVRLRVDGGMRTGKDVIIAALLGAEEFGFGTAAMIAEGCVMARLCHTNQCPTGVATQDPKYREKFKGKVENVMAYFRAVAREVREILAQMGFRSMDEIIGRRDLLEVITFDHLPGSMRIKLEEFLKEDYPKDKPLKCLVDRNDNPRRSPLAQQIEEEILPYIERGEKVQKEYKIRNIDRSIPTRLAYYIAVKYRDEGLPEDTINLTFFGTAGQSFGAFNHRGMSLTLVGDANDYVGKGMYGGRIVIKPSDVEDTQNHVIMGNTCLYGATGGELFAAGKAGERFGVRNSGAIAVVEGAGMHCCEYMTGGIVVVLGPVGYNLGAGMTGGYAYILDPELPKKVNTSYVIARGLITEAEKEELRELIKKHYTYTSSLWAKHILDNFSEYLKSFYKVIPIEACKRDSFGATDVCEVELKT; via the coding sequence AGGTGGGGTGTGCAGGCGGTAAAGAACCTCACCCACAGAGGTGCTGTAGGTGGGGACGGCAAAACGGGAGACGGCGCAGGCGTTATGATAGAGATCCCCAGGAAGTTTTTCAGAGATTACATAGAGGAAAAAAACCTTCCCCTTAGTTCCATAGAGAACTTGGCCGTTGGAGCAGTTTTTTTATACCAAGACGTAAAGGACAAAGTGGAAGAGCATATAAGAAAAAGCCCTTTTAGACTGGTAGGATGGAGAGAGGTGCCCGTAGATAGCTCGGCGGTGGGAGAGTCTGCCCTAAGGGTTATGCCCAAAATCTTTCACCTTCTTTTGGACTGCGAAAGGGTAGAACCTACTTTGAGAGAGCTTGAGCTTTACCTTTTAAGAAGGATCATAGAAACGGACAGCAAATTAAAGGACAAACTATACTTTGCCTCTTTGTCCTCAAAAACGCTGGTCTATAAGGGAATGCTCGTTGCTCCCCAGTTGGACATATTCTATCCGGACCTTTTGGACGAGAGAATAAAGTCTTGGTTTTGCCTTTTCCACCAAAGATACTCCACAAACACTTTTCCCAACTGGAACTTAGCCCAGCCCTTTAGATATTTGGCACACAACGGAGAGATAAACACGATTTTGGGAAACAGAAACTGGATGATGGCACTGCAGCACGAGCTGGAGCATGAGCTTTTCGGTGAGAGAATAAAGCTTGTAAGACCTTTGGTGTCTCATCAGGAAAGCGATTCAGCTTCTTTGGACAGGGTTTTTGAACTTTTGGTGTTGGCCGGATATTCTCCAGAGCATGCCATAAACATGCTCATACCTCCCGCTTGGGAGTCCGTGCCTTGGCTTTCGGAGGAGGTCGTAAGGTTCTTTGAGTATCAGTCCCTTTTGATGAAGCCTTGGGACGGACCTGCAGCCATAGCCTTTACAGACGGGAAGGTGATAGGAGCCCACTTAGACAGAAATGGCCTTAGACCCTCAAGGTATATTCTCACAGAAGACAACATACTTATTTTGGGCTCCGAGGTGGGCATGGTAGATTTGGAGGGGAAGAAGATAAAAGAAAAGGGAAGGCTTGGACCAGGGGATACACTTTTGGTAAATCCAAAGGAGGGCAAGCTGGAAAAAACGGAAGAGATCCTTCAAAGATTGGCAAAACAAAAGCCTTACGGAGAATGGATAGACAGATATCTCGTAAGACTGAAGGAGCTGGCAAAAGACCAGTCCTTTGAGCTAAGTCAGGACAACGAACTAATCAGAAAACAGATAGCCTTTGGATATACCCAAGAGGAGATAAAAAACGTTTTAGCTTATATGGCTAAAGAAGGAAAAGAGCTAACCTTTTCAATGGGAGATGACACACCCATACCACCCCTTTCAGAAAAGCCAGTGCTGCTTTTTAGATACTTCAAGCAGAGGTTTGCCCAAGTTACAAACCCACCCATAGACCCCATAAGAGAAAAAGCGGTTATGTCCCTGAGGATGAACTTGGGCTACAAGAGAAATTTCTTAAAAGAAACGCCCGAGCATGCGAAGAGGCTCCAAATAGACAGTCCCATACTTCTTCCCCACCAGTTTAGAACCCTTATGGAGCAGAATCACTTTAAAGTAGCTTGGATTCCCATAACCTATCCAAAGGAAAGAAGCTACTGTATAGTGGAACTTCAGGATCTGGCTGGCGAAAGGCGTATAACCGACCTTATATACGACGCTATGTATGAAGGTATTGCCATATGCGACCTTAGGCTGGGGGTGGAGATTGTTTGCAGAAGGGTAGAGGAAGCGGTAAGGGAAGGTGCAGAAATTATAGTCCTATCAGACGCAAACATAAACAAATACAGACTTGCGGTGCCAAGCCTTTTGGCGGTTTCCGCAGTTTTCAAGTGGTTATCAGAGAGAAAACTTTCTAACAAAATATCCATAGTTGTGGAAACAGGTGAAGCGAGGGATACACACCATATGGCTTGCTTGGTAGGTTATGGAGCCTCTGCTATTTATCCATATTTGGCTTATCAAACCATAAAAGAGCTCTGTCAGTCAGGAGAGATAGACCTGCCCTACGAGAAAGCTATTTTGAACTACAAAAAAGCTTTGGAAGACGGAATTCTCAAGATAATGTCCAAGATGGGTATATCTACTCTAAACTCCTACCAAGGGGCAAAGATCTTTGACACCGTATGCTTAAACAGGGACTTTGTGGAAGAATACTTTCCGGGCACACCCGCAACCTTAGAAGCAGACGGGATCTTTGAAGTCCAAGATGGTTTAATTAGAAGACATGATCTGGCATATGAAGTAGATAAGCCACAGCTGGATTATGGCGGGGACATGAAGTTTAGAAAGGGTGGAGAGTGGCACGCTTGGTCTCCTTTCGTAGTGAGGGCTTTGCACAAGTTTTTGGAAACAAAGAACTACGAAGACTACAAGGAGTTTTCAAGGATAGCAAACCAAGAGAGACCTACCTTCATAAGGCATCTTCTAACTTACAAGAAGGCTGGAAAGCCACTCCCGATAGAGGAAGTGGAACCAGAGGAGAGCATACTAAAGAGGTTCGTAACGGGTGGCATGTCCTTGGGAGCTCTTTCTCCAGAAGCTCACGAGGTTTTAGCGGAAGCCTGCAACCGCCTTGGCATGAAGAGCAACTCTGGAGAAGGTGGAGAGGATCCACAAAGGTATTGGACCATCAAAAACTCAGCCATAAAGCAGGTTGCATCCGGAAGGTTTGGTGTAACTCCCACCTACTTAGCTTCTGCCAAAGACATTGAGATAAAGATAGCCCAGGGTGCCAAGCCCGGAGAGGGGGGACAACTGCCGGGACACAAAGTAAACGAATACATAGCCAAGCTAAGACACGCCCAACCCGGCATTACCCTAATATCTCCACCACCCCATCACGACATCTATTCCATAGAAGACTTAGCCCAGCTTATAAACGACCTGAAGGAGTCAAACCCAGAGGCAAGGGTGTGCGTCAAGCTTGTGGCCGAAACGGGAGTGGGAACGGTGGCAGCAGGAGTGGTAAAGGCTTATGCAGACATAGTGCAGATAAGTGGAGCGGAAGGAGGAACGGGTGCAAGTCCTTACAGTTCAATAAAGAATGCGGGCAACTATTGGGAAATAGGTTTGGCTGAAACTCAAAGGGTTTTGATGGAGAACAACTTAAGAGACAAGGTGCGCCTTAGGGTAGACGGTGGGATGAGAACGGGTAAAGATGTAATAATTGCAGCCCTTCTTGGCGCAGAGGAATTTGGGTTTGGGACTGCTGCAATGATAGCGGAAGGTTGCGTGATGGCAAGGCTCTGTCATACGAATCAGTGTCCCACCGGAGTAGCAACGCAAGACCCAAAATACAGGGAAAAGTTTAAAGGAAAAGTGGAAAATGTTATGGCATATTTTAGAGCGGTGGCAAGGGAAGTGAGGGAAATACTGGCGCAGATGGGTTTTAGAAGCATGGATGAGATAATAGGAAGGAGGGACTTGCTGGAGGTGATAACCTTTGACCATCTGCCTGGCTCTATGAGGATTAAACTTGAAGAGTTTTTAAAAGAGGACTATCCAAAGGACAAGCCTTTGAAGTGTCTTGTAGATAGAAACGACAACCCAAGAAGAAGCCCATTGGCACAGCAAATAGAGGAAGAAATACTGCCATACATAGAAAGGGGGGAGAAAGTGCAAAAAGAATATAAAATAAGAAACATAGACAGGTCCATACCTACCCGCCTTGCATACTACATAGCGGTTAAATACAGAGATGAGGGGTTGCCGGAAGATACTATAAACCTTACCTTCTTTGGCACCGCAGGACAGAGCTTTGGTGCATTCAACCACAGGGGAATGTCTTTAACCCTTGTGGGGGATGCTAACGACTATGTGGGTAAGGGCATGTATGGGGGAAGAATAGTTATTAAACCTTCGGATGTGGAGGATACTCAAAACCATGTCATAATGGGAAACACCTGCCTTTACGGTGCGACAGGTGGAGAGCTTTTCGCCGCAGGAAAGGCTGGAGAGCGCTTTGGAGTTAGAAACAGCGGGGCTATTGCGGTAGTAGAAGGGGCTGGCATGCACTGCTGTGAATACATGACCGGTGGTATAGTGGTAGTTCTTGGTCCAGTGGGATACAACCTTGGCGCGGGCATGACCGGAGGATACGCATACATTCTTGATCCAGAGCTTCCAAAGAAGGTAAACACCTCCTACGTGATAGCAAGGGGGCTTATTACTGAAGCGGAGAAAGAAGAGCTAAGAGAGCTAATAAAAAAACACTACACGTACACATCAAGCCTTTGGGCAAAGCACATATTGGACAACTTCTCCGAATACCTAAAAAGCTTTTACAAAGTTATTCCCATAGAAGCTTGCAAGAGAGACAGCTTTGGCGCAACGGACGTTTGCGAAGTAGAGCTTAAAACTTAG